TGACCCCTTAACCTTACTTTAACTCTTACCTTAAACTAGTTCTCAacgggcctgaaaattacaaccccACCCGACCCAGCCCATGGGTCTTTAAGCCCGAACCCAACCCGGCCCGACACACCAGCATGAATTGTCCACCTGAACCCGACCTGGCCTGAaatacattttcccattgaTGAAAgcgctgtgttttatttgcagcgGGGGCGGGTGCTGCTGAAGGGctccaaaaatgacactaacATGCCATTTGTCAGGGTTACGCACACGGCGGCGTCAGGTCCGCCCCTCTCCAGATTGACTCTTCACCACACGTGAACAGCAATGATTCAACATATAATTTACAACCTGATTGACTTCACTCAGGAAAAGCATGAttctgtccattttttttttgccatataaaatgtgtgtttttttatggttcAAATCCAACATGAAGGACTTTTGGGAGAATATTTACTCTTACAGCGTATAAACAGCAGTGACTCGTGTACGTTAAAGCCGCTCAGACCACATGTAAAGTCACTCATCCTAGTGCCCAGACATCAGAGGAATGTTTAGCTTTAATGTTGGCATGAAGGGTAAACGGCTGCCCCATTaaccctcactcactcattcattcctCAGACGGAAATATGCTAAATATGCAGCGCTGTGGCCTGAGTCCACAGATCCAGGGTTTATTTTTAGTACTCATTTCTCACTCCCTCCCTTGCTCGCTCGACTTTTCTCATTATCTCCAGCGcgactgacgtgtgtgtgtgtgagatgatgaatgagtgaatgtggaAGTGGCCTTTTAGTGGCGTTTTTTGGCCCTTTAAGGCAAAAAATAGCCtcaaataacatgaaaacagcctctggttttctttttcacagaTGCATATTTTGAATTTTAGTCCaatctcatttatttaaagcGATGTTagactttgttgttttagtaaCGCAGAAACGCCAGCAGGACATTAGAAGTCTTGTATAAAAGTACCTCAAAGGATTATTGTgtaaagtacaagtatcttcttaccagaaaattactttgatGGAAGTTGAAGTCAAGCATTTATGCTACAGTTTCTTGTCACTtcacttttaaacaaacatcaacTTTTACCTTTTATTACAGATTAAATCACCAAATGATATGTACTATTATACAGTTGTATTGCAAAGATCAAAGGTCTCCTGACTAAAGAACAAAATTCGAACCAAAATATCGACAAAAAAGGGGGAAATCCAGCATTTATGCTACAGTTTCTTGTCACTTTACTTTTGAACAAACATCataaatgacaaacacatcAACTATTTACCTTTTATTAGAGATTATATCACCCAAATATAGCATAaaagtgaacacatttttttatacagATTTTTGCAAAGGTCAAAGGCCTAAGGAGAAATAATCTTAATTTGttcaaaatttggaccaaaATATctacaaaaaagggaaaaaatcaagcatttactcacattttcttttgttatgcTGCAGTTGCTAGTTAGTTTacctttaaacaaacacatcaactTTGATCTTTTATTAGAGATTAATGATATGATACATGATAGCACATACAGTTTTTTGCTCTCCCGACTGACAGATAGTGAAATAATCTTAAATTgtacaaaatatcaacaaaaacaaaggcaaaactCAAACATCTACTTACTTTTTCATGTTATGTTAACATTTTACCTTTTATTTGAGGTTAAATCACCACATTATAAGCATAAACGTGAACATAAATAAcagtaattctttttttttttcgaaagTAAAGCACCCAGTCGCTAATTTTCTCTTGTTTACAAACATGTGttgcacacatttattttcgTGGGTcgttcaaattttttttttcagggaaACACTTTAATATCGTcccacatttttgtcacatggTCTATATACTGTGTGAGTATGAGGAGGATcctctgctgagtcatgctgaGCCTGTGGGCACTGAGTCAGTCTGTGGGAGCTGCGTGGGAGAGACGACTCGCCAATGAACCCATGAACCAATGAACCAATGAACAAATAATGCTCTCCTGCAAAAGcatcagacctttttttttttcttaaacacacaaactttgtttttatatcttactGAGGGCACATCATTTGAGTCCAATTTGAATGAAtacaacaatacacacaaaataaatctgtattATAAAGTAGAAGTATTTAAACGTCGTGaataaaagttaataaaaacaagatttaaaatATGGATATTCATAATTGTATATAAATACTGTTGGAAGAATGAATATTGAAGCAAATATGTTATCATATATGCATATTATATAGAAGAAGAAAGTAAAGTGCAATAAAAGTGTCGTTATTAAAACAGAAAGATGTTAAATATTGACTctgcaataaaaagaaaataatgcatGGATAGAAATATaattttttacactttaagtgtttgaatttatttatttatgtgataGATTAAGTTTTACGCTCACATTTTAGGCAGAAATCTGCAACAGAGTGAGTTTAATGGAATAAATAAgtactttattcatatttaatctgtatttttaacTAAAACGTTGTTAcatccttcaaaataaaggtaaaggggaaaaaatgaataaatatatggtcactttcaaaaaataataaaataaaataaaacatttgtctttattaaattaaataaagtatgtgttttatttaaaaaaatatgtaataaatgacTCAACGTAAAATAAGGGCATCGCATTATAtcgtaaaaatgtaaaaaaaaaaaccttataaaGTCCCTTAAAGGACCTTTAACGAGGCTACAAACCTCAGTGGGAAACATTAAAACTACTTTTACAGGGACTTTAATTGTTCGGGAACGCTCGGAAACGCTCGTGTGTTGTCGGCGGAGTcagagggcgagagagagagagcgagcgcgAGCACcattcattacacacacacacacacacacacctggtgtgACCGAGGACAGATTATCCGCAGACAGACGCGGCTTCACGCAGGTGAGTCCGCACTCCTGCGTCTCTCTCTGGAGTAACTTTTTTATATGCACGGTTTTTGTCGACTTTTCATCCGCAAAGTTGCAACTTTTAACGCAGGAGGCTACTTTTTTGGGCGACTACATGAAAGAAAAGTGCGTGTTTCGAGTGGAAAAGACAAAGTTTCACTTTAGTTTTCTCTTCACCTGGCAACAACAGTAGCAGAGGGCGGTTTGTTTTATTCACCTCAGGAATGCGGGGTCGTTGTTAGGAGAGAGACTTCAGCTATCAGACTatcagctttttcttttctttttttttttaaagtttgtttttcagccACTGTGCGCGCGAGGAGGGACTTCAAAGAGAGGAAATGGCAACAGGAGGCTTTAAATCAAACGCCACCACAGACTTTCTGGAGGAATGGAAGGCGAAGCGGGAGAAAATGAGAGCCAAAATGCTGGGGGACATTGCGGCAGCGACTGGCGCTCCGCTCGGCTCCGCCGCCGCAAACAGCCGTAGTCACCCCGCCGCTGCTGGGGCTCATGCACCGGGCACCGAGCTCACCAACAACGGCAATCCGGAGCGGAGCGCCTCCTCCGGGAACTGCTTCCCTTCCTCGTACGCGGTGTCGCGCTCCTCCTCCGCCACTGCTCTGCGGAGACCCGAGGAGGAGGcgcacctccaccaccaccaccaccatcaacaacaacaacaacaacaacaacagcaactaCAGCAAccaccttcaccttcacctgcCGCCGCCGTGGTCACGCCGGTGAGCCACCTGAAGAAGGCCCCGCCTCAGGCGGACATGGCTCCGTGCGCGTCCCCGGACTCGAGCCCTGCGGCCTGCGCCGAGCACGACGGCAAGGAGAGTCCGTCACCGGGCAAAGGCAAGGACAAGAAGAGCAGCGGTCCCAGCGCGAGGAAGGGCAAAGGTCAGATCGAGAAGAGGAAGCTGCGGGAGAAGAGGAGGTCAACCGGTGTGGTCAGCATGCCGTCCAATGAGGTAAGAGCCCCTGCAGACACACTCGcatcaggtcaaaggtcagaggtcaaataCACATTCCATTCTTACCGAAAACCGCATTGGGGCTGCGATGATTAATCAAGTACCAAATGAATCGtctactattttgataattgattaattgactttagttaaaacaagttttcagattttccagcttctttaaGGAGAACTACtggattaagattaagattaaaaacGTGTGTTCATTTTTGAAGGATAACTACGAAAACAAACGACAGGATGTAGCCTTCACTAGTTTCCGGTACTAATCTGGATTAAGTGCAAACCCTCTTAACCCAGAGGTGGATGACGACGATTGATCAGTGGTGGTCAGTTATTGTGTTACGCtcacaaatgtgtgtaaaagcttgatttttgtgttgtttttttaaaatcagtgtCTTTGGCCACGTTGTTTTCTCACTTTCCAACACATCACCTTGTTGGCTCTCTCtcctttaatgtgtgtgtgtgtgtgtgtgtgtgttagatctATAgtaattttgttatttatttcccAAAAGTCTCCAAATTCCTCCCATACGTGCGTCTGCTCCAATCGAGTCTCCGCTGTAACTGAAACAAACGCAGTTCTCAGATAttgtggaggaaaaggaaaagagggaggaggaggtgtgtttgtgaacttgtatttgttacctcgtGAGGACCGTCACTggcgctgaccttgtcaggacccgTGGTCGTCCTCATGAGACCAAAAGTGAATCTACATgatttgagttgtggttagattaaagttgacagtgtcctaagaagaatagctgcgtgtgtgtgtgtgtgtgtagaagacTGTAAGGACAAGTTTAGTTCttatctgtctttgtgaggacatttttgtctggtcctcGCAACTTAAAAGGGTTAAGacttttgagggttaagacttacACTTAGACtgggttagagttaggcatttagttctcatagttaaggtaaggggaTTCAGTCTAAGTGTCCTTGCTTAATATGCTACCTTTTagaagacattttgtctggtaCTCCCAATTTAAAAGGCCTTTtggagggttaagacttgggtTAAGGGTCAGGATTAGGTCAAGGTTTAGGGTTAAACATctggttgtgatggttaaggtcagtATCAGGGGTAAAGGGGTTTAGTCTTTGTCCTTGCTTAGTATGCTATCttttttgaggacatttttgtccaccCTCACAACTTAAAAGGCCTTTTGGAGGGTTAAGACCTCgatttaggttaagggttagggttaagcatgtagttgtgatggtaaAGGTCAGGGTAAGGGGCTTTAGCCTGAGTGTCCTTGCTCAGTATGCTTCTCTTTTTGAGGACATTTGTCCTCCCAACTTGGGTTGAGGAtcatggttaggttaagggtttaCACATCTATTGCTGGTGGTTAAGATAAGGGTAAGGGGATTTAGTCTGAGTGTCCTTGTTTTGTGTGCTAACTTtttaaggacattttgtctggtcctcccATGTTTAAAGGCCCTTTTCTAAGAGGTAAGACAAGTCAGGGTTCGACTTGGGTTAAAGTTAAGGGTTAGCCATGTAGTTGTAGTGGTTAAGATAAGGGTTAAGGGGATATAGTATGCtatatttgtgaggacattttgtctggttctCCCAAATTAAAATACCTTTTTGAGGACGAAGACTTGGTTTTAAAGTCAGGGTTCGACTTGGGTTTcagttaagggttaggcatgtagtttgtgatggttaagtttaagggGTTTAGGTGCGTTGTGTCCTTGCTAAGAATGCTGTacaaccctgtgtgtgtgtgtgtgtgtgttggctgccGGTGCTGCAGCCTCTATTGTTATTGACTTTAAATCAAGTCAGACTCTCTCACCTAATTCCTGTGGCTTGGCCTCAGACCGGACGTCTGTGATGAAGCCAAGTTTCAGTGATTAtgtgaacaaaacacacacttttcccaAAAATGATCTAAGAAATACACGACtacatgttgttgttattattaataagctGAGGTGGTGATTTTTAGAAGTactttctctctcccttgtATGTGACAGCCTCCCCCGGGCTCCCATCGCCCTCAGGGTAGAATCAGTCCTGGACTGGGACCAGGTTGTCAGTCCACGGTGGTCAGATCCACATCCTGTtattagctgctgctgctgctgctgagcaaAGCCGTTTGAAAGCTGTGGGAGGGCTTTAGCGCTCCGGGGCCCGAGCCAGATATGTGAGATGGAGCCCACAGTGCAGCTGATTATCAAGTAAAGTGGGTGAACGCACTGTtatcggaggaggaggaggaggagctaatcTGTGCGTGCGAGGCAACTTTCACAACTAAAGCAGCCAAAACAAGTCCAGTTGTTGTGGTGTAGACCCCGTGGTTCTCACACTGTGGTGTGCGCACCACCGGTGGTACGCAAGCTTACTCCACGGCGGTACATGGACTTTAAGTCAAAGTGTTtggatttcagtgttttttggctgtgaaaaaaaaagaattaagtttaatttaactcgagaatataaataaattgtcattgttgtgtgtttggtttaaaGTGATTTCAGTGGAATTTTGTTTCCCCCCCGGATGATTAATCCTTTGAGGAATCTCTGCACTGTTTTGGTTTCATGCTTTTTATTGGattaatgtgatattttttaatcttcttcttcttcttcgtcttgtCTCGAACACATGATGTGATCTTGTACTCGGGACGTTTTACTTTGACAGCACCTCATTTTTGTGGCAACTGCACAGAATCCCTGACACCATGTTATTAATAGTTAATGCAAAGCAGCAGTGATGAATTCATTAATAAGGAAGCAAATGCTAAATTAATCGTTGGTAATTGGTCAATCAGTGAGTGTTTTCTCTTCCAGAGAAatatttcctcttctctctaaaCACTAGATAGATTAACAGTGACTGAAATGGTCCTGTTACtcagttagtttagtttattgtaAGAGAAGAGGcttggttagggttagtgttaggtAATTAGAGTTACACCaagatttatatttacatagaTTTGGAATAGAAtcgtaaaataaacattaaatgcaGTTAAAAAGAGGTATaaaattgtgcaaaataaacaataaatgcaGTTAAAATTaccttttaaaatacacattaaatacagtaaaatgacATATAgaaattgtgcaaaataaacattaagcagtaaaaaaaatgtaaacaaattgtccaaaacatataaaaataatatatcgtgtgtgtgtgtgtgtgtgtgtatatgtatattaaaaaaatatataaacaaatttTGAAATTTTTTGAAAAAATCCATCAAATTTGTAagatttaatctttttttttttaaaagacatatAAAGGTTTTGCAAAAAAAGCATGTTACTGCAGGTGCAGCTAGCATCATGTGGTTACCATGGTAATTTAAACCAATACGTTCACTTTCAATGTCAGGAATTGTTCCATCGTTTTACCGTGACGCCAGTAACTGTCGCGTCCCTCGTCACATGTTTCTATTTCCTCCACCTGTTGCCCGTATGAAGGAGTGCATCGTTCAAACGTGGGCTCGCTCACACAGTCTCCCCCTTTTGTGAAGTGAATGCGAGTggacaggtgtgaacagagatGCCTGGGATTATCTCTGTGCAGGAGAATAATGGCTGCCGTGGCCACAGTGGAACCCAATCTTCTGCCCGTCGAGGTCATAGCGGCGCGATAAAAGCTCtgctctgcttctttttctttcttttttttatagcacGGCACCAAATCAATACGACTTCCTGAATTCCAGGGAGGCTTGACCTTTCTCTCACCTCTGCTCCACACAAAGGGAAGCACGAAACTGGACTTTATGTTTTTTAACCGATATGTTGATATGATTAAACTGCAGaggccatttatttatttaattttctgtaCAAACGGACAAAACCTTATCTTACCTTAAGAGCACGCCACGCTCCCTTGGCGCATACTGTCAAATTAGAGGTTTATGCTGATTTGTGGAGATGTGGGGGATGATGCTTTGGTGAAGTACATCTACAACTGTCAGCGCTATTCCAAGACCCCTGCAACACTGCCACTAGAAATCCTTTATTTAAAGGCCaactgtgtgttcttgtgtctcGATATTAATCAtccacatgtgtgtctgtgggctCTCATGAAtagaatcattaaaaaaaagacaaaatcccCGCGGTCCTGCTGGATGTGAACGCTGCAGATCCTCAACTGGAAAAAACTGAACACATCCAAGTCTTTTAAGACTCGCAGTGAGACGTTTATTGCTGCAATGTTTGGGTTCTTAACCTTTCGTCAGACAAAACCatggaggggggggaaaaaaaacaaaagcagataaAGTTACATCATGGATTTAATTCTCGGGTTTAAAGGCCAACAAACAGGGTTTTTTCCTCCGTGGTTGTTGATCTGCGCTGTTGACGTCCAACAGGACCTCTGGGATTTTTCGGTGTATTTCCTCTCTTGTAAACTTGTCAGCGCTCATTTCTTGTCACATCTGTAGCGTCACGTGACTTTTACTGTAGGAGCCAACGCGGCGTTCAGGCTCGTATGTATCCAGGGACGAGACGATGCCaattttttgtgtccgataccgctATCGATACCGATATTTCCCAATACAGACTGtgattttattaaaattaaattctaaattctccaactgtgtaacaaatactgTTCTCTCCCAGAAGGAACAGATAAACAgcttttggattgtatcagattctATATTTTTACCTGTCCGATATCTGATACagggattttgaccagtatcggtcCAATAataccgataccgattcccatcccagTTGCATTTAAAGGGAAAAGGACTTGGTATTGTGGATCTTTGATATCTTTGATAGCtatgatggatggataaatggaTAGGTTGGTACATACAGTATCAAGCTGCCCCGCTCATCAAGCATTAAAAccggatagtcatccgagccaaGACCTGGCGTCCCCTGAACCGGCTGACACTCCAACTCCCCTTGTCcgacgggcctttcagctgtgaacCAGACATGTCCGAGGAGGCTGTAGCGTCGTTCTCTTCTCCTTTTGGTCGGAATGCGTCCtgttccctgcgtccagacttgtaccgccacccgatggtgaattGGGGACACTGCAGGACCCTGAAGCGCGGGCATACCAGGGTCTTTACCGTGCCTCTGGGACACCTGGCAACACCTACTGTAATGATTTTGAGTTGAAGTTTTGCAACTACATTTACAAACTGAAAATATGATTAGAAAATGTAGTGTTTGTCCAGCCGAGGAAAACTTGACCAAACGTCTGAAAAATTTAGATTTGACGTCACACACAGATGGTAAAAACGTCGACGTTTCAAAGAGTTTGAACACCAAGTTCAAAGTCTTTTTTCTTATCTGGGTCACTGCTCTTCAGTCATGTGTGTTCAGGAGCAGACAGTCGATTATTACTGAAGAacaacactcctcctcctcctcgtcttacTCAGCACAAGAATGCACTGTCGAGCAAAACCTGCACAAAATCCTCAAGCACTGACGCTGTGTGAGCAGCACGTCTCCAGAATAATTGTGAGACAGTGtatgtgttgtgagtgtgtgtgtgtttgccttcaGGCTGATTCCACTCTCTCAGATTACTGTGAACTTTATCCCCAAAAGTCCGGTCAACTGAGGTTAATGTAGTCGACTTCAGGAAGAACGGCTGCTTTAACTTTCTACGTTTCctgacagaggagaagagacgGCGCGTCCCTTCCGTGTGCTGCGTCTCCAGTGACACACGTTTGTCCGTCTATCTGGTTAATCTTTAACTGGATCTGTGCGCTAACACAACCAGGACGCACATGTTTGTCCATCCTGGTCGCTTTACAATTACAAGTCAGTCTTTACCTTCGCCGCAAATCATGTTGGATTTGTCCTTTCTGTACAACACGAACATGAATTAATTCAGTGTTTTGCTAAAGTGTTTGTATCGTGTCGtagtttttaaagtgctttaaggCATTTAAGGTTGGAGACAAAGTCGAGACCTTAAATGCTGTGGTGacattacagtgtgttttaGTGTCGTTATGGAGACCGTTTGCTGAGTTTTGATGCTGTTATGGGGACATTCTGGCAAGTTTGAATGCTGTCCTCTGGatatttgagtgtgttttaatgccGTTATAGGGacattctggtgtgtttttaatgccaTTATGGGGacattctggtgtgtttttatgccgTTATGGGGACAAATTGCCATTATGGGGTGTGTTTATTATGGGGACATTCTGGTGTGTTTTATGCCTATGGGGACATTCTGGTGTGTTTTATGCTATGGGGacattctggtgtgtttttatgcgTTATGGGGACATTCTGGTGTTTTTTATGCCATCATGGGGacattctgtgtgtttttatgccgCTATGGGGacattctggtgtgtttttatgccgCTATGGGGACATTCTGGTGTGTTTTGATGCCCTATGGGGCATTTGGTGTGTTTAATGCCATTATGGGACATTCTGGTGTGTTTAATGCCATTATGGGGACATTCTGGTGTTTAGTGCCATTATGGGGACATTCTGGTGTGTTTTAGTCGTTATGGGGACATTCTGGTGTGTTTTGCCTGGGGACATTCTGGTGTTTTAGTGCTGGTGTGTTTAGTGTCGTATGGGGATattctggtgtgtttagtgCCATTATGGGCACATTCTGGTGTGTTAAATGCCATTATGGGGACATTCTGGTGTGTTTTAGTGCTGTCATGGGGAcattctggtgtgtttagtgCCGTTATGGTGAcattctggtgtgtttagtgCCGTTATAGGGACATTCTGGTGTGCTTTAGTGCCGTTATAGGGACATTCTGGTGTGCTTTAGTGCCATTATGGGGACATTCTAGTGTGTTTTAttactgttttgtgttttattgccatTATGGGGTTATTCTGGACatactggtgtgtttttatgcagtTGTGGGGACACAacacataacacattttaatgctgtGACAGTGTGTTTTAGTGCTGTTATGTGTTTTAGTGCTGTTGTGGGGACATTGTGTTGCGCTTTAATCTAGTTCTAATATTGGACCATGCTGGAGTGTGTTCTGAAGCTGTgttgtgacatgttttcatgctgTGACGCGACAgtgttttcatgcttttatgGGCACATCCTGGTGTGACTTAACACCGGGACCTGACATGTTTTGACACAGTGATGCGGTTTCGCCTTTGATTCTTTGACACAGTGGGTTTTTAATGCTGGAACATTatgaagggggggaaaaaaataaccatGATATTTTCATACACACATCAGTCAACGTGTAGATGATGAATAATGTAAATTTCAGTCCTGAGACGTGAGCTCACGcatatctgtggtttgcagGAACGTGTGTGCACTAAAACATTCAACAATAAAGGTCCCAGACGAAGCACAAATCATCAATCTGCAGAAATCAGACGCGGTAAAGTCCTTCCGATTAAAACTGGTTTAACCCTGCGTTCGACATAACCCGTGTTAATATTTAACCAAATCTACTTTGACTGTTGTCTCGCTGTCAGACTGATTAGGGTTGTCCTCGTCTGACCTTGGATTCCGTCCGTTGtccgttgttttgttttacttttatggaATTAACTCACA
The nucleotide sequence above comes from Solea senegalensis isolate Sse05_10M linkage group LG3, IFAPA_SoseM_1, whole genome shotgun sequence. Encoded proteins:
- the pawr gene encoding PRKC apoptosis WT1 regulator protein, which codes for MATGGFKSNATTDFLEEWKAKREKMRAKMLGDIAAATGAPLGSAAANSRSHPAAAGAHAPGTELTNNGNPERSASSGNCFPSSYAVSRSSSATALRRPEEEAHLHHHHHHQQQQQQQQQQLQQPPSPSPAAAVVTPVSHLKKAPPQADMAPCASPDSSPAACAEHDGKESPSPGKGKDKKSSGPSARKGKGQIEKRKLREKRRSTGVVSMPSNESLDELDDDDAGEKDRKEEEELVQANTFQNETMVADPDTGLFMDTPKCASSRQKGCAAPGFEEDMGASSRQRHNRHGRDGSMEKRMEELERELAREHQENVRLLKAHEDKDDLIGKLKEEIDLLNRDLDDIEDENEQLKQENKTLLKVVGQLTR